Below is a genomic region from Triticum dicoccoides isolate Atlit2015 ecotype Zavitan chromosome 5A, WEW_v2.0, whole genome shotgun sequence.
CTAGTTAGGTTTTCTGAAAATAAATGTGGCAAGAGCTTCTTTCTTAGCAATTGGGACCCGTTTTAGGTGGAATGATGATCAGTCACTGCTCATGATAATTGATAAGTAAGAAGATTAAGGTTGTCAAATTTGCAGTGTTCTTTGGATTATAATATATCAATCCCTTCACTTGGAAACAACTGCCTTTGTTCATCTGTCTGTTCTACGTCTCAGCTTTGATTTGGAGAATTCTACAGATGTATGGAGTATCTTCTGACATCTTAGTTGGACTATCTCAGCCTAGGCACAAACTTGACTCATTTGGCTTTATTAATAGTATTAGTTGCTCATCTGTTACCACTGGGTCAGGATTCAAAGCGAATAGTTGGAACTTTCTGCACCAATTATTGCTTTTTGAACAAGCCTGCTTGGACTTTCAGACCAACACCGGAAAGTCTTGTGCTTAGTACAAGAAACAACAGTCCACCATTATTATCTTTGAATCATGCAAGTAAGCTGCGACCAAGCGTGCTTGGTTCCATCCGCAGCCTAATGAAACTGGCCGAGAATGAAAATTCTACAGAAAATATTACTACTTAGGTTTTCTGAAAATAAATGTGGTTAGAGCTTCTTTCTTAGCAATTGGGACCCGTCACTGCTCATGTAAGTAAGAAGATTAAGGTTGCCGAATTTTGTAGTAGTAGTATTCTTTAGTTATATTAGATAATAATAAATCAATCCCTTCACTTGGAAACAACTGCCTCTGTCTATCTGTCTGCTCTTCGTCTCAGCTTTGATTTGGAGAATTCTACAGATGTACAGTATGGAGTATTTTCTGTCATCTTAGTTGGTCTATCTCAGCCTAGGCACAAACTTGACTCATTTGGCTTTTATTAATATTATTAGTTGCTCATTTATTACCATTGGGTCAGGATTCAAAGAGAATAGTTGGAACTTCCTGCACCAATTATTGCTTTTTGAATAAGCCCACTTGGACTTTCAGACCAACACCGCAAAGTCTTGTGCTTACAAGAAAGAACAGTCCACCATTATTATCTGCTATTCACACTGAGCTGAACAATACAGTCGACCTTTTCTTTTATCCTTTTACGGTTAGAATGGGACAGTTGAGAGAAACAGATGGTTGTTCTATATAAGAGCGAGCATCAAATATCAAATAGATTATGCTATTTTGAAGATATCATAAAATCGATTCACTGTTTTGCCTGCTAGTGGTCTGAGCTCAAGGTACATGTTCATCTTTAATAACCATCACCTATATTTCTCCCAAAACGAAAATTCAGGATAGTCTGTACTCCAACATTGCTGATTCAATCTCTTTCTACTACGAAAATTAGTCACGACAAAATTTATATACTTGTCAGTTTACTAGCAATATATAAAATTTAAGGCTCAAATTCAACCTAGCTATGTCAGCTACAAAAAAAATTAATAATTATAAAACAGCTTAAAAAAAGCATCCTATGTTCAGAAAAAAAGATAAAACTCTTAAACATTATAAATATCGATGAAAAGGGAAGCACAAGGGCCAATCTGGGATGAGAATACATAATTAATATTGTACAACTATATGAGGGGCGAGGGCAGCAACGTAGTATGCCATTTTTATTCCATTTTCTGGGAACATTTCTGTTTGATTGACCAACTTTTGTGTGATATAGCGGTTGCATCGTCCATTGTTCCAAAGTAGACCATTGCTTCGTGACGTCATTTAGGTGGTGTTTTTATGGTTATATTTGCAATGTTGGAGTACTGTAAACGTCTACCCTTCATGCCCTCTCCAGCTATTTTTTTTAGAACCGTCTACTAAAATTAATTCAACTGTTTCTCCAGGATAACAAAAGGTTGTTCCAGTAGCAGAGATGGTTCATCATATATCTGACGAGGCAGCAGATGAACCTAGCATCACCACACAGACACCCTCCAATGACCCATCTCAAGCACCGCTGGTGTACAAAGTGGGCTATCCCCCTCCCAAGAACTTGGCCACAGAATTTACAGAAACATTGAGAGAGACTTTCTTCCACGACAACCCGCTGCGTCAGTACAAGGGCCAATCCGGACCGAGGAGGTTCATGATGGGGCTGGAGTTCTTGTTTCCAATATTTGGGTGGGGTAGGGATTACAGTCTCAACAAGTTCAAAGGCGATCTGATTGCCGGATTGACCATCGCAAGCCTCTGCATTCCTCAGGTATCATCAAGGATGACTAGTCCACCTTGGCTTTGGCCACTTAAACTGTGCCTGACACCGAATATTGGACTCTAATAGGACATTGGCTATTCGAAGCTTGCTAATTTGGATCCGCAGTATGGGCTTTGTAAGTTCCTCCTCTTGACTCTGTTGTGGAGATTTGATGTGAAACATTTAAGCTTGTTTTGCTATCATAATTTACTTTTGTTAGTTGGTTTCAGACTCCAGCTTCATTCCCCCATTGATCTATGCTGCAATGGGTAGCTCAAGGGATATAGCGATTGGCCCGGTTGCCGTGGTTTCTCTTTTGATAGGTTCACTTCTACAAGCTGAGGTTGACCATGTCAAAAACAAGGAGGAATACATGCGCCTCGCTTTCACGGCAACCTTCTTCGCTGGCATCACTCAAGCAGCCTTAGGATTTCTAAGGTATATGCAAACATATACTAAAAGCTTGCATGTAGTGTCGACGTGTTGGACTAAGAGTTGGTATTTATTTTGTCAGGTTAGGGTTCCTTATAGAGTTCTTGTCACATGCTGCAATTGTCGGATTCATGGGGGGAGCTGCCATTACTATTGCCCTGCAGCAGCTGAAATACGTGTTGGGTATCGCAAACTTTACAAGGAAAACCGACATAGTTTCTGTTATGGAATCTGTCTGGAGATCAGTTCATCACGGGGTATGTATTTCAGTACTTAACAGTAACATATCGATTTCATATCTTGGTCAGAACATCATGCGCTGCATTTTCTGGGATTATAAAAGCATCTTTGTAATTCCTAGAACTTAAAAATATTTTCGTTATTAGTAAAAGTATGTCATGCCGTGTTGATATGGAGTTAACTTATGTGGggaaaaaaaatatttttgcaagtGCTGAATTGTTTTTGGATGTTTGGAGCTCATTTGTTATATTCATTTGGAAGCTGGGAGGTGAATTTGTTTCCCTCTTTTTTCTGGATCTTCCTGCGCCGGGAAGGGATTAGCATAGGCTAAAGATAGTACTACTGTCTGTCTGAGTTACCTAAAGAACTGACAAGGAGATGGTTGTATATGCAGTGGAACTGGCAGACAATTGTGATTGGCGTATCTTTCCTGGTTTTCCTTCTGTTTGCGAAGTACATCGTAAGAATTTCTTTTTCCTTGTATGTTTACAACACATTTAACATTTAAAAAATTACTTATCCACTAAGGATGTTCCATTTACACagggaaagaagaaaaggaagctttTCTGGGTGCCAGCTATTGCTCCTATAATTTCAGTGATTCTagcaacattttttgtatacattactCGTGCCGACAAGCAAGGTGTTCAGATAGTAAGTGACTAAGTTAGTACAATTCAGGCTCAGTTGTGTGGACCATACACTGTTTTTCATGGATGAAAAATTTGTTGTCACTTGGTCATCAGGTAAAGCACATTGAACAGGGAATCAACCCATCATCAGTACACATGATTTATTTCACCGGTCCGtttgttgcaaaaggtttcaagATCGGTGTTGTTTGCGGCATAGTTGGTTTGACAGTATGTATGCTGATatggacacatatttgtttttccTGTCATGTGCATCTCCAGATTTCTCATCAATCTGTGTGTGTCTACTTCATCAGGAAGCTGTAGCTATTGGAAGGACATTTGCTGCTATGAAGGACTACCAGCTAGATGGAAACAAGGAGATGGTAGCACTTGGAACCATGAACATAGTAGGATCAATGACATCTTGCTATGTCACAACAGGTAGCTCCACCCTTTTTGCCGAACAGAGCTGACAGTAAACTGTCTGGAAAATACAGTGCCAAAATCTATATCCTGTATTTTCTTTTTTCAGGTTCTTTCTCACGTTCGGCAGTTAACTTCATGGCTGGCTGCAAGACTCCTGTATCCAATGTGGTTATGTCAGTGGTGGTTCTTCTTACCTTGTTGGTCATCACACCGCTATTCAAATACACACCGAATGCAATCCTAGGGTCGATCATCATTTCTGCGGTGATCGGCCTTGTGGACTATGAAGCAGCAATTCTCATATGGAAAGTTGACAAATTGGACTTCATTGCTTGCATGGGAGCATTTTTCGGTGTTGTTTTTGTATCCGTTGAGATTGGCCTCTTGATTGCTGTAAGGACCAATGCATTATCTTTGATGAAGCATAATAATATGTTCATGTCTTTTTGTGGAGACATAACTAGAAATTACTTGTTTTTTCTGGATATTACCAGGTAGCAATCTCATTTGCCAAAATACTTCTTCAAGTAACAAGGCCAAGGACAGCCCTACTTGGAAACCTTCCCGGCACCACAATATACAGGAACATCAGCCAGTATCCAGAAGCAAAACTTACTCCCGGGGTGGTGATTGTGAGGGTTGATTCTGCTATTTATTTTTCCAACTCTAATTACGTCCGAGAAAGGTAAAGATGGTAAATTTATCACACAATATGTTTTGAATTTGAAGAATGGTAAAATATACATGAATTCAGTAATTTCAGCCTCATAGGCCTGATATCTTGTGCTCCATGGCAGAATTCTTAGGTGGCTGACAGACGAAGAAGATAGAGCTAAAGCACTGGGATTGCCTAAAATCAGTTCCTTGATCGTGGAAATGTCGCGTGAGTAGAATTATATGTTAGTCTGAGAAATTTCAAGCTATTTTTTTTTCCAATCATTGTACTCATGCAGTCCGGTGAAAATGCTGGTGCAGCCGTTATCGACATCGATACAAGTGGCATACACGCTCTTGAAgatctatacaagaatcttcagaaAAGAGATATGCAGGTACACCCATTCAAGCTACATAGACTTTCAGAGAAACTATAATCTTGTTTTGCTGGGCCACTGATAATGTTGTTTGTATTGTTGTGTATTTTGGCAGCTCATTCTGTCGAATCCTGGTTCCGTCGTCATAGAAAAACTGCAAGCATCCAAGCTCACCGAGCACATTGGAAGCAGTCATATATTCCTCGCAGTCTCTGACGCTGTGCGATTCTGTACGACGAAGTCGATGCAGGAACCGTGAGCGAAGTATTTCGGAGGAATGGCTGGTGCTGCCATGGTGCTAGTGTTGATAATAGTTTTGGTGCTCCCTGTGATCTAAGCTGGGCAGCGCAAGATGATGTGGCTTTGTGGCCGATGTAGAAACATATAATAAGTTCAGGCAATCACCGGAGCCTCTCCGGTTtactaaatactactccctccctccgttcaccattataggatgttctaacttttttctgaaACAGATGTATATAGCCGTATTTTAGtgtatttgttcactcatttcagtccatatgtagt
It encodes:
- the LOC119301751 gene encoding sulfate transporter 1.2-like; the encoded protein is MVHHISDEAADEPSITTQTPSNDPSQAPLVYKVGYPPPKNLATEFTETLRETFFHDNPLRQYKGQSGPRRFMMGLEFLFPIFGWGRDYSLNKFKGDLIAGLTIASLCIPQDIGYSKLANLDPQYGLYSSFIPPLIYAAMGSSRDIAIGPVAVVSLLIGSLLQAEVDHVKNKEEYMRLAFTATFFAGITQAALGFLRLGFLIEFLSHAAIVGFMGGAAITIALQQLKYVLGIANFTRKTDIVSVMESVWRSVHHGWNWQTIVIGVSFLVFLLFAKYIGKKKRKLFWVPAIAPIISVILATFFVYITRADKQGVQIVKHIEQGINPSSVHMIYFTGPFVAKGFKIGVVCGIVGLTEAVAIGRTFAAMKDYQLDGNKEMVALGTMNIVGSMTSCYVTTGSFSRSAVNFMAGCKTPVSNVVMSVVVLLTLLVITPLFKYTPNAILGSIIISAVIGLVDYEAAILIWKVDKLDFIACMGAFFGVVFVSVEIGLLIAVAISFAKILLQVTRPRTALLGNLPGTTIYRNISQYPEAKLTPGVVIVRVDSAIYFSNSNYVRERILRWLTDEEDRAKALGLPKISSLIVEMSPVIDIDTSGIHALEDLYKNLQKRDMQLILSNPGSVVIEKLQASKLTEHIGSSHIFLAVSDAVRFCTTKSMQEP